In the Candidatus Electrothrix sp. GW3-4 genome, one interval contains:
- a CDS encoding mannose-1-phosphate guanylyltransferase/mannose-6-phosphate isomerase, whose protein sequence is MRIQPVILAGGTGTRLWPLSRELYPKQLLSLIGEHSLLQTTLIRVNLIPDALPPLIVVGEEHRFLTRSQVEELNLFPQYQLLLEPLGKDTAPAVCGAALFAQKHSEKDMLLLVLPADHLIARPDDFVNAVLRAKKLAQRGKLATFGIVPDRPETGYGYIRRGPKHAVQSFVEKPDLTTAEQYIADSNYFWNSGMFAFPADLLLAELNEHAHDTVSCMKKAVKKGSPDGVFFRFDPKAMQQSPAESIDYALMEKTSQAVVVEADFGWNDIGSWRALWEVTEKDPQGNVVSGDVLLEDVENCLIRSEDTLVAAVGLRDTLIVETSDAVLVAPLNRSQDVKKIVSRLKKRARTEFHSHRTVFRPWGSYTTLEIHDRFQIKRITVNPGARLSSQMHHHRHEHWVVVRGTARVENGGQEILLREDESTYIPLGTIHRLENPGVIPLELIEIQIGSYLGEDDIIRFDDEYGRDA, encoded by the coding sequence ATGCGTATTCAACCAGTCATTCTTGCTGGCGGCACCGGTACCCGACTCTGGCCTCTCTCCCGTGAACTGTACCCAAAGCAATTGCTCAGTCTGATCGGCGAACATTCCCTTCTGCAAACCACCCTTATCCGCGTCAACCTGATACCGGATGCCCTGCCCCCTCTTATTGTTGTGGGCGAAGAACACCGTTTTCTGACCCGTTCCCAAGTGGAAGAACTGAATCTGTTTCCCCAGTATCAGCTTCTTCTCGAGCCCTTGGGCAAAGACACAGCCCCGGCTGTCTGTGGTGCCGCCCTGTTTGCGCAAAAACACAGTGAAAAAGACATGCTCCTGCTCGTCTTGCCAGCAGATCACCTCATTGCCCGACCAGATGATTTTGTCAACGCCGTACTCCGGGCCAAAAAACTTGCTCAGCGAGGTAAGCTTGCGACTTTTGGTATTGTGCCGGATCGCCCTGAAACCGGGTACGGCTATATCCGCAGAGGCCCTAAGCATGCGGTCCAGTCCTTTGTGGAAAAACCAGACCTGACAACAGCAGAACAGTATATTGCTGACAGCAATTACTTCTGGAACAGCGGCATGTTTGCCTTTCCTGCTGATCTTCTCCTTGCCGAGCTGAACGAGCATGCCCATGATACCGTGTCCTGCATGAAAAAGGCGGTCAAGAAAGGATCTCCTGATGGTGTGTTCTTTCGCTTTGACCCCAAGGCCATGCAGCAGAGCCCGGCTGAGTCTATTGATTACGCTCTGATGGAAAAAACCAGCCAGGCAGTGGTGGTTGAGGCGGATTTCGGCTGGAACGATATCGGTTCCTGGCGGGCCCTCTGGGAGGTCACGGAAAAAGACCCGCAAGGGAATGTGGTCAGTGGAGACGTGCTCCTTGAGGACGTTGAAAATTGCCTTATTCGCTCTGAAGATACATTGGTTGCCGCAGTCGGTTTACGGGACACCCTCATAGTCGAGACCTCAGATGCTGTACTGGTCGCCCCTTTGAATCGCTCCCAGGACGTTAAGAAGATTGTCAGCCGCCTCAAAAAACGTGCTCGTACGGAATTTCACAGTCACAGAACCGTCTTTCGCCCTTGGGGCAGTTACACCACTCTGGAGATCCACGACCGCTTTCAAATAAAGCGGATCACCGTAAATCCCGGAGCCCGCCTTTCTTCCCAAATGCACCATCATCGTCATGAGCACTGGGTGGTGGTTCGGGGTACAGCCCGGGTAGAAAACGGCGGGCAGGAAATCCTGCTCCGTGAAGATGAATCAACCTATATCCCACTAGGCACTATCCATCGCCTGGAAAATCCCGGAGTGATCCCCTTGGAGCTGATAGAAATCCAAATCGGAAGCTATCTGGGAGAAGATGACATTATTCGTTTTGATGACGAATACGGTCGAGACGCCTGA
- the mnmA gene encoding tRNA 2-thiouridine(34) synthase MnmA: MPDSTRPCTVGVAMSGGVDSTVAATILLEQGFAVHGFFMRLPLPGLDEQTRKVEEIADRLNIPLHLVEMEEEFKKRVIAYFCDEYQQGRTPNPCVVCNQEIKFGLFTKAMFAQGMDKTATGHYAGIGLMHGTPLLQRGTDPKKDQSYFLCRLSAQQLQRTLLPLAGHCKKEIRLQAQSLGFTQFGGDESQDVCFLAQHDLSSFLSEQGFKSKQGEIVTEDGRVLGTHQGIWKYTVGQRRGLGIPDATPWYVVGLHAKKNQVIIGKNDALFQQELFLSDMQWQLEPPIHWQGKVQLRSRHQAAEAEVSPGEDGNWRVRFQEPQRAVTPGQFAVLYQDDLVIGSGIIRG; this comes from the coding sequence ATGCCTGATTCCACACGCCCCTGTACGGTTGGCGTTGCCATGAGTGGCGGCGTTGACTCTACTGTTGCTGCCACAATTCTGCTTGAGCAGGGTTTTGCCGTCCATGGCTTTTTCATGAGACTCCCCCTCCCTGGTCTTGATGAGCAAACCCGCAAAGTTGAGGAGATCGCTGATCGCCTCAACATCCCCCTACATCTGGTGGAAATGGAGGAAGAATTCAAGAAAAGGGTTATTGCCTATTTTTGTGATGAATACCAGCAAGGCCGGACCCCGAACCCCTGTGTCGTCTGCAATCAAGAAATCAAATTCGGCCTGTTCACCAAGGCAATGTTTGCTCAAGGCATGGACAAGACCGCCACTGGCCATTATGCAGGGATAGGCCTGATGCATGGCACGCCTCTTCTTCAGCGGGGTACAGATCCGAAAAAGGACCAATCCTACTTCCTTTGCCGCCTTTCCGCACAACAACTCCAACGAACGCTGCTTCCCTTGGCTGGCCACTGTAAGAAAGAGATTCGTCTTCAGGCACAGTCCTTGGGATTCACCCAATTCGGCGGTGATGAAAGTCAGGATGTCTGTTTTCTGGCCCAACACGACCTGTCCTCCTTTCTGAGCGAACAGGGGTTCAAGAGCAAACAAGGAGAGATTGTCACAGAAGATGGCAGGGTTCTAGGCACCCACCAAGGTATCTGGAAATACACCGTGGGGCAGCGCAGAGGTCTCGGCATACCAGACGCAACGCCCTGGTACGTGGTCGGATTGCATGCGAAAAAAAATCAAGTCATTATTGGTAAGAATGATGCCCTCTTTCAGCAGGAACTTTTTCTTTCAGATATGCAATGGCAGCTTGAGCCCCCCATTCACTGGCAAGGCAAGGTGCAGCTCCGTTCACGCCATCAAGCCGCCGAGGCAGAGGTCAGCCCAGGGGAAGACGGAAATTGGCGAGTTCGATTTCAGGAGCCCCAACGAGCCGTGACTCCAGGGCAATTTGCAGTCCTGTATCAGGACGATCTGGTGATAGGGTCAGGCATCATACGAGGCTAA
- a CDS encoding diguanylate cyclase, with protein sequence MLDTLHVNELVDDRYLILNKLGKGGMSVVYRALDKEDDKEIALKFLNPVNTLPYLELVVKFRNEVKVISKLDHPHIIKFHATGDYNGIPYLVTEVLNGDSLAGLLKKGVKFSTNEAMALVGKVAEALHCVHSHNIIHRDVKPSNIFVVNSATEQPEIKLLDFGLAHIMELSNFERNDNMVGTFSYMSPEATGIIRKQLDERSDLYSVGVILYYLLTGQLPFQSSTAAELLHQIAAMRAVPLHQLNPQLPDVIVCIVNRLLAKDQDERYQSANGLLYDIRRYLNSERSFTIGEGDRNEIRLSYQTKFVGREEELTMIKGLINKAARKQGRICLIGGEPGVGKTRLVKAIKEYVYIRGYNKGEIFIESHCMAQENRVPYQAFKHALDEFIQKVTKAGIQARAQESKRIKELAGELGAILIRLNPNLKELLGPVPELPPLEPEKENIRFTITAAHFICNLIREDQVGILFLDDLQWADEGSLRLLEHISAHIGSSNLLILGTYRSNEVDEDHPLRRMKRRAKIRGDAVTDLQVMPLSHDRVMHMVANLLKEQNDQVHAFAKYISDKAEGNPFFTITLVKEIVEQKAIVWEQGTCTVDQDKINSLHLPNNILDMMLLRTRDIPQDIENLLEISAIIGKEFRLYLLYRLIDRDHADVLQLIDQAVKRNLLEYSLSDRGKVRFTHDRIRETFLGRISEQKRAEYHLRIAQFLLEHYKGREKEILFELTYHLMEGGDEENGLQYALKAGAKAKSNHAHQDAIAYYVYAKDILDEKGDKTESYTTLLENLGESYRLIGKFEQSLCVLKECDTLIPETKTTHKSRVLSKMGDTLFEKGEVEKSFSALEQTLRLSGIKVPQSTLAVFLKLLFELTVQFFHALFPKFFLKGRAQVATREDVIVLRVLNRLYKWYFFKDMKKSLYCHLKCLNLAEKAGPCSELIYCYMLGGVIWASIPWQAKSKRYAELAINTAKATGDRLQEGAAYGGYSLALLMLNRPRKGLEYSKKSIQMLRGLSEYWDLGVAYAFRIQHCLLTGKLNEALTVGEEFVALATEAQVPQNIGWALMTKGKALAMIGNADERTVEEIRESVSLMEQTRDMANILFALSALALVYLRQQEYDKAIETIEEVMQRFPTHYSNGVWTLDLFPLGAQVYLDAVTHLAKLSENKRQEYLRRARWFCKKSLKWSRKFKFILGWAYQVNGTYQWVIGRKKEALYNWESGIAFLREHTEDTYRLAYILMEMGNFLIDEKEAMYRELATRHLAESQKIFKDIGAEACCRITQQLLGIQEASPSAQEVFHEQETTPQQRFSSERKIMTALETSRYLSSILDLDELLEKIMDKAIELLGAEKGILFLYPEDRNRPQELEVRVARNAECVENEKETFFTSQSIIRKVEKEKKPLIIEDAVIDEAFKEQSSVINYGLRSVLCVPIQHRNILLGVIYLDNGMISGLFNREDLWVLELISSQAGVSIENARLFKQSVMDALTGIYNRAYFDNFLLHSVQKARDEREFLSLMLIDVDKFKMFNDTYGHQVGDIVLQSVAQEISSNVGKNDVAARYGGDEFVVILPGSRKEKAGRIGRKINKAVQERIVEHEMSTGKIEQLCITVSVGVAELTGDDRTELVENADKALYRVKELGRNCVVVWE encoded by the coding sequence ATGTTGGATACGTTACATGTAAATGAGCTTGTCGACGACAGGTATCTCATCCTGAATAAGCTCGGGAAGGGCGGCATGTCTGTTGTCTATCGGGCCTTAGATAAGGAGGATGATAAAGAAATTGCGCTTAAATTTTTGAACCCCGTCAACACTCTTCCTTATCTTGAATTGGTTGTCAAGTTCAGAAATGAAGTTAAGGTGATCAGTAAGCTTGATCATCCTCATATTATTAAATTTCATGCAACAGGAGATTATAACGGTATACCCTATTTGGTCACTGAGGTGTTGAATGGTGATAGCCTGGCGGGGCTTTTGAAAAAAGGTGTCAAATTCAGCACGAACGAGGCAATGGCTCTTGTCGGAAAAGTCGCCGAAGCCCTCCACTGTGTTCATTCCCACAATATTATTCACCGTGACGTGAAGCCGAGTAATATTTTCGTTGTTAACAGCGCGACGGAGCAGCCTGAAATTAAGCTGCTGGATTTCGGTTTGGCCCATATCATGGAGTTGAGTAATTTTGAAAGGAATGACAATATGGTGGGTACGTTCTCCTATATGTCTCCTGAGGCAACCGGCATTATTCGTAAGCAACTTGATGAACGAAGTGATCTCTACTCCGTTGGTGTTATTCTCTATTATCTCCTTACTGGCCAACTCCCTTTTCAGTCCTCCACAGCAGCAGAGTTACTCCATCAGATTGCAGCTATGCGAGCTGTTCCTCTGCATCAGCTGAATCCTCAACTCCCTGATGTTATTGTTTGTATTGTTAATCGTCTGCTGGCAAAAGACCAAGATGAACGTTATCAGAGTGCCAACGGATTGCTCTATGATATTCGACGATATTTAAATAGTGAACGGAGCTTCACTATTGGTGAGGGGGATCGCAATGAAATACGTCTTTCCTATCAGACCAAATTTGTTGGTAGGGAAGAAGAGCTGACCATGATCAAGGGATTGATCAATAAGGCCGCCCGTAAGCAGGGGAGAATCTGTCTTATTGGCGGAGAACCTGGGGTCGGAAAGACCAGATTGGTCAAGGCAATAAAGGAATACGTTTATATACGAGGGTATAATAAAGGTGAGATTTTTATAGAAAGCCACTGTATGGCTCAGGAAAACAGGGTGCCGTACCAGGCCTTTAAGCATGCCCTGGACGAGTTTATTCAAAAGGTCACGAAGGCTGGAATACAGGCAAGGGCCCAAGAGAGCAAAAGAATAAAAGAGCTCGCAGGAGAACTCGGCGCCATACTTATCAGGCTGAACCCGAATTTGAAAGAGCTATTAGGTCCTGTTCCTGAGTTACCTCCCTTAGAGCCAGAGAAAGAGAATATCCGATTCACTATTACAGCGGCCCATTTTATCTGTAATCTTATTCGGGAGGATCAGGTAGGGATCCTTTTTCTGGATGATCTGCAATGGGCAGATGAGGGGAGTTTACGTCTCTTAGAGCATATCAGTGCTCATATCGGTAGCTCAAATCTGCTTATTCTCGGTACCTATAGAAGTAACGAGGTCGATGAGGACCATCCACTTCGTCGTATGAAACGACGGGCAAAAATTCGAGGAGATGCGGTTACTGATCTTCAGGTTATGCCCTTGTCCCATGACAGGGTTATGCATATGGTGGCAAACCTGCTCAAAGAGCAAAATGATCAGGTTCATGCCTTTGCAAAGTATATCTCCGATAAAGCAGAGGGTAATCCTTTCTTTACCATTACATTGGTAAAGGAGATTGTCGAGCAAAAGGCCATTGTTTGGGAGCAGGGTACCTGTACTGTTGATCAGGATAAGATTAACAGTTTGCATTTACCAAACAACATCCTAGATATGATGTTGTTACGGACAAGGGATATACCACAGGATATAGAAAATCTGCTGGAGATAAGCGCTATTATCGGTAAGGAGTTTAGGCTTTATCTCCTCTACAGGCTGATTGATAGGGACCATGCAGACGTATTGCAGTTAATTGATCAGGCCGTGAAAAGAAACTTGCTGGAGTACTCACTCAGCGATCGAGGCAAGGTCAGATTTACTCATGATCGCATACGGGAAACATTCCTTGGAAGGATTTCCGAGCAGAAGCGGGCAGAATACCATCTTCGGATAGCACAGTTTCTCCTGGAGCATTATAAAGGGCGGGAAAAGGAGATCCTCTTTGAACTGACCTATCATCTTATGGAGGGCGGTGACGAAGAAAATGGCCTGCAATATGCCTTGAAGGCCGGGGCCAAGGCAAAGAGCAACCATGCTCATCAGGATGCGATAGCCTATTATGTCTATGCAAAGGATATCTTAGACGAAAAAGGCGATAAAACAGAATCCTATACGACCTTGCTGGAAAATTTGGGCGAGAGTTACAGGTTGATTGGTAAATTTGAGCAATCTCTCTGTGTATTAAAGGAATGCGATACCCTTATTCCAGAAACAAAAACAACGCATAAAAGTAGGGTCCTGAGCAAGATGGGGGACACCTTATTTGAAAAAGGAGAGGTGGAGAAGAGTTTTTCTGCCCTGGAACAAACGTTACGCTTGTCAGGAATCAAGGTCCCACAAAGTACGTTGGCGGTTTTCTTGAAGCTCCTGTTTGAGTTGACCGTCCAGTTTTTTCATGCCCTGTTCCCAAAATTTTTTCTTAAGGGACGTGCTCAGGTTGCAACTCGAGAAGATGTTATTGTGCTGCGTGTTTTGAACAGGCTGTACAAATGGTATTTTTTCAAAGATATGAAAAAAAGTCTGTATTGCCACCTGAAATGTCTTAATCTTGCAGAAAAGGCAGGACCCTGTTCAGAGCTCATTTACTGTTATATGCTTGGAGGGGTTATTTGGGCTTCTATTCCTTGGCAGGCCAAGTCAAAGAGATATGCCGAGTTGGCCATTAATACGGCCAAAGCAACAGGGGATAGGTTGCAAGAGGGGGCTGCTTACGGCGGTTACAGTTTGGCTCTGCTCATGCTGAATCGTCCCCGGAAAGGATTGGAGTACTCGAAGAAAAGCATACAGATGCTCAGGGGCTTGAGTGAGTACTGGGATCTGGGGGTTGCCTATGCCTTCAGAATTCAGCATTGTCTCTTGACGGGAAAATTGAACGAGGCATTGACGGTTGGTGAAGAATTTGTTGCCTTGGCAACTGAAGCGCAGGTTCCCCAAAATATAGGATGGGCTCTGATGACGAAAGGGAAAGCGCTTGCCATGATTGGAAATGCTGATGAAAGAACTGTTGAAGAGATCAGAGAAAGTGTTTCCCTGATGGAACAAACAAGGGATATGGCAAATATTCTTTTTGCCTTGTCCGCCCTGGCCTTAGTCTACTTACGGCAACAGGAATATGACAAGGCGATCGAAACCATAGAGGAGGTGATGCAAAGGTTCCCTACTCATTACAGTAATGGGGTGTGGACATTGGATTTATTCCCTCTTGGGGCCCAGGTCTACCTTGATGCTGTTACCCATCTCGCAAAACTTTCAGAAAATAAACGACAGGAATACCTTAGGCGGGCACGATGGTTTTGTAAAAAATCATTAAAGTGGAGCAGGAAATTTAAATTTATTCTCGGTTGGGCATATCAGGTCAACGGTACGTATCAGTGGGTTATCGGAAGAAAAAAGGAGGCGTTGTATAATTGGGAAAGCGGTATAGCCTTTCTTCGTGAGCATACAGAGGATACGTATCGACTTGCCTATATCCTTATGGAAATGGGCAACTTTCTTATTGATGAGAAAGAGGCAATGTATCGAGAGCTGGCAACACGTCATCTCGCAGAGTCGCAAAAGATTTTTAAGGATATAGGGGCTGAGGCCTGTTGTCGTATTACTCAGCAATTATTGGGAATCCAGGAGGCGTCCCCCTCGGCGCAGGAAGTCTTTCATGAGCAGGAGACAACTCCGCAACAGCGTTTCAGCTCAGAAAGAAAGATTATGACGGCCTTGGAAACCAGTCGCTATCTCAGTTCGATCCTTGATCTGGATGAGTTGCTCGAAAAAATAATGGACAAGGCAATAGAACTGCTTGGGGCTGAAAAAGGAATTCTGTTTCTTTATCCTGAAGACCGCAATCGGCCGCAGGAACTTGAAGTTCGCGTTGCCCGGAATGCGGAATGCGTTGAGAATGAAAAAGAGACCTTTTTCACGAGTCAAAGTATTATCAGGAAGGTCGAAAAGGAAAAGAAACCGCTCATTATCGAGGATGCGGTGATTGATGAGGCCTTTAAGGAACAGTCGAGTGTTATTAATTATGGCCTGCGCTCTGTTCTTTGCGTCCCTATTCAGCATCGAAATATTCTGCTCGGAGTGATCTATCTTGATAATGGGATGATCAGTGGTCTGTTTAATAGAGAGGACCTCTGGGTGTTGGAACTAATTTCCAGTCAGGCTGGTGTTTCAATAGAGAACGCTCGCTTGTTTAAACAATCTGTTATGGATGCCTTGACGGGAATCTATAATCGCGCTTATTTTGATAATTTTTTACTCCATTCTGTGCAAAAGGCTCGAGATGAGCGTGAATTCTTGAGTCTGATGCTTATAGATGTGGATAAATTTAAGATGTTTAATGATACGTACGGACATCAGGTCGGCGATATAGTCTTGCAGAGTGTTGCTCAGGAGATCAGCTCAAATGTCGGGAAAAATGATGTCGCAGCTCGTTACGGCGGGGATGAATTCGTTGTTATCTTGCCCGGTTCAAGAAAAGAAAAGGCTGGCAGGATCGGGAGAAAGATTAATAAGGCGGTGCAGGAGCGCATTGTTGAGCATGAGATGAGCACCGGGAAAATAGAGCAATTATGCATAACGGTCAGTGTTGGGGTGGCAGAGTTGACAGGTGATGATAGAACCGAGCTGGTCGAGAATGCTGACAAGGCCTTGTACCGGGTAAAGGAGCTTGGACGTAACTGCGTTGTTGTTTGGGAATAA
- a CDS encoding cyclic nucleotide-binding domain-containing protein, with product MIPLRIIGMASNVAFILFAVNSVPKVMPLVVLHAALLPMNFFRLIQMLKLIEKVRSASEDDMSFEFMIPHMHKEKFNKDEIVFRRGDEADKIYLLKSGILTVDELDIVINPGELFGEMGVFASEQIRLATLRCESEVELLSMTAKQIKQLYYQNPQFGFYLIQLLLKRFSQNEGNIEKKINDYTRTEEPII from the coding sequence ATGATCCCTCTGAGAATCATTGGCATGGCAAGTAATGTCGCCTTTATTCTTTTTGCCGTAAACTCCGTTCCCAAGGTCATGCCCTTGGTTGTCCTTCACGCAGCTCTGCTGCCGATGAACTTTTTCCGTTTGATCCAAATGCTCAAACTGATTGAAAAAGTCCGATCAGCATCAGAAGATGACATGTCCTTCGAGTTCATGATCCCTCACATGCATAAAGAAAAATTCAATAAAGACGAGATTGTTTTCCGCCGCGGGGATGAGGCTGACAAGATCTATCTTCTTAAATCAGGTATCCTGACCGTTGATGAGCTTGATATTGTTATCAACCCAGGAGAACTCTTTGGAGAAATGGGCGTCTTTGCCAGTGAACAGATTCGCCTGGCCACCCTGCGATGTGAGAGCGAGGTGGAGTTACTTTCCATGACTGCCAAACAGATCAAGCAGCTTTATTACCAAAATCCTCAGTTCGGTTTCTATTTGATCCAGCTCTTACTTAAACGCTTTTCTCAGAACGAAGGGAATATAGAAAAGAAAATTAACGACTATACCCGTACTGAAGAACCGATCATCTGA
- a CDS encoding APC family permease, with protein MATNKSQSESSETIISDETQTQVVEGKANADAATQQHVTEHKKGGLPQLAATAICGNDITSSCLYVSALAILYAGRWAPLVLLLVAGILYLFRSIYAEVVGALPLNGGAYNALLNTTSKFRASIAACLTILSYMATAVISAGEAMHYLHTVWLDLPVMGATIGLLAFFMGLTIIGITESSRVAIGIFLFHLTTLSLLLGAGLYSVGTHGLAILQANFATPAEGGLWTALFFGFAASLLGISGFESSANFVEEQAEGVFPLTLRNMWVAVTIFNPGMALLTLALIPIAQVEQHQEALLAHIGLLSGGGWFANVISIDAMLVLSGAVLTSFVGVNGLVRRLTLDRCLPQFLLKTNRRGTTHRIIIAFFLLSLSVLLITRGELKALAGVYTISFLSVMVLFGVGNILLKWKRAKLPRSSVASLPAVLLAIVAVLVGLIGNAIMNPPYLIVFLEFFFPALLIIVVMLERITILQACLFVVQSLFMSFITNMRRASQTIQDKINQINAQQLVFFTRGDNLPNLNLVMQYVQNNEHTSRIKIVTVVQEEHEVAPNLQRDLKFLDEAYPAIDIEFVVSLGTFNPALIQELSAKWNIPANLMFIGSPGDHLIYGLADLGGVRLII; from the coding sequence ATGGCAACCAATAAATCTCAAAGTGAATCCAGCGAAACTATCATCTCTGATGAAACGCAGACACAAGTAGTGGAAGGCAAGGCCAACGCAGACGCAGCTACGCAGCAGCATGTTACGGAACATAAAAAAGGTGGCTTGCCGCAGTTAGCGGCCACAGCCATCTGCGGGAACGACATCACCTCTTCCTGCTTGTATGTCTCCGCACTGGCGATTCTCTATGCTGGCCGCTGGGCGCCGCTTGTTTTGCTGCTGGTCGCCGGTATTCTGTATTTATTCCGCTCGATCTATGCTGAAGTTGTGGGTGCGCTGCCCTTGAATGGCGGTGCCTATAATGCGCTGTTGAATACGACAAGCAAATTTCGCGCCTCAATCGCGGCCTGTCTTACGATCCTCTCCTATATGGCGACCGCTGTCATCTCCGCTGGCGAGGCCATGCATTACCTGCACACAGTCTGGCTGGACCTGCCCGTAATGGGCGCCACCATTGGCCTGCTGGCTTTTTTCATGGGGCTCACCATTATCGGCATTACCGAATCCTCAAGGGTCGCCATCGGTATTTTTTTGTTTCACTTGACGACGCTTTCGTTGTTGCTGGGAGCAGGCCTCTACTCTGTGGGAACGCATGGTCTGGCCATCTTGCAGGCAAACTTTGCGACGCCCGCTGAAGGCGGTTTGTGGACTGCCCTGTTTTTTGGTTTTGCCGCCTCGTTGTTGGGAATCTCCGGCTTTGAAAGTTCTGCTAACTTTGTGGAAGAACAGGCCGAGGGTGTCTTTCCCCTGACCCTGCGGAATATGTGGGTTGCAGTGACCATCTTCAATCCCGGTATGGCCCTGCTGACCCTGGCGCTGATACCGATTGCGCAGGTGGAGCAGCATCAGGAGGCCTTGCTGGCCCACATAGGATTACTGTCCGGCGGTGGCTGGTTTGCTAACGTAATCTCCATTGATGCCATGCTGGTTCTGAGTGGCGCCGTACTGACCAGTTTTGTTGGCGTCAACGGCTTGGTTCGGCGATTGACGCTGGATCGCTGTCTGCCCCAATTTCTGCTTAAAACCAACCGACGCGGCACCACCCATCGCATCATTATCGCCTTTTTCCTCCTCTCTCTTTCCGTGCTGCTGATCACACGCGGGGAGTTGAAGGCCCTAGCTGGCGTTTATACTATTTCATTTTTATCCGTAATGGTGTTGTTCGGGGTGGGTAATATTCTACTGAAATGGAAACGAGCCAAACTACCGCGCTCATCTGTCGCCTCTTTGCCCGCAGTCCTGCTTGCCATTGTTGCTGTGCTGGTCGGCCTGATTGGCAATGCGATCATGAACCCTCCTTACCTTATCGTTTTTCTCGAATTCTTTTTTCCTGCCTTACTGATCATCGTTGTCATGCTGGAACGCATCACCATCCTGCAGGCCTGCTTGTTTGTTGTGCAATCACTCTTCATGTCGTTCATCACCAATATGCGCAGGGCCTCCCAGACGATCCAGGATAAGATTAACCAGATCAATGCGCAGCAGCTGGTATTCTTCACCCGTGGCGATAATCTGCCCAACCTGAACCTGGTCATGCAGTATGTGCAAAACAACGAACATACGAGCCGGATCAAAATCGTCACCGTGGTTCAAGAGGAACATGAAGTCGCCCCCAATCTGCAACGCGATCTGAAGTTTCTCGACGAGGCATATCCAGCGATCGATATTGAATTTGTGGTCTCTCTTGGAACATTCAATCCTGCGTTGATCCAGGAGTTATCCGCCAAGTGGAACATTCCAGCCAATCTGATGTTCATTGGCTCCCCTGGCGACCACCTCATTTACGGCCTAGCGGACCTGGGCGGCGTCCGGCTGATTATCTAG